In the genome of Nitrospira japonica, one region contains:
- a CDS encoding response regulator — translation MTAHPVTVLLIDEQKEDRASLRRCFLDVGSHVRVFEASSGETGLDWVRAVQPDCIVLELRMRDVIGMEVLGRIQDELAGRRVPVVIWTVLSHVALRTTASALGVRAYIEKTRGSEQAVVEAVRECLTSPAG, via the coding sequence ATGACTGCGCATCCGGTCACGGTGCTGCTGATCGACGAACAGAAGGAGGATCGTGCCTCCCTTCGCCGATGCTTTCTGGACGTCGGGTCTCATGTCCGGGTGTTCGAGGCTTCCAGCGGGGAAACCGGACTGGATTGGGTCAGGGCCGTGCAGCCGGATTGCATCGTCCTCGAATTGCGGATGCGGGACGTGATCGGCATGGAAGTGTTGGGACGCATCCAGGACGAATTGGCCGGAAGGCGGGTCCCCGTCGTCATTTGGACCGTACTGAGCCACGTCGCGCTCCGCACGACGGCGTCGGCATTGGGCGTCCGCGCGTACATCGAGAAAACCAGGGGAAGTGAGCAGGCCGTGGTCGAAGCGGTACGGGAATGTCTGACGAGCCCGGCCGGATGA